In Pyxidicoccus trucidator, a single genomic region encodes these proteins:
- a CDS encoding C-terminal helicase domain-containing protein, whose product MIRLLQAASNPLLLAEALTADDLWLADTEDAPSELPEDEKALSLNAKSDLAAALRQYAKTRTSPAKVRFIEEACRKLVAEGHKVVIWTVFLGNVRYLENVLADLKPLSITGSVPLQEGDENCEEELSREQRVQLFKQNPDRRVLIANMGACSESISLHKTSQHALYLERSFNAAQFVQSLDRIHRQGMPAGTTANFIIPSIPCAIERVLNRRLMERQRLLYALLDDPMPVVGFDDADHSGVFDVDEYHSIDEVFAEVLHEIRRDAKGSR is encoded by the coding sequence ATGATTCGTTTGCTCCAAGCAGCTAGCAATCCGCTGCTCCTCGCAGAAGCGCTGACTGCGGACGACCTCTGGCTTGCAGATACGGAAGACGCTCCTTCGGAATTACCGGAGGACGAGAAGGCACTATCTCTCAACGCCAAGAGCGATCTCGCTGCTGCACTTAGGCAGTACGCGAAAACGCGGACGTCTCCCGCCAAGGTGCGCTTCATCGAAGAGGCATGCCGTAAGCTCGTAGCCGAAGGACACAAAGTCGTCATCTGGACCGTGTTCCTAGGAAATGTCCGCTATCTCGAGAACGTGCTCGCGGACTTGAAGCCGCTGAGTATTACGGGCTCAGTGCCACTTCAAGAAGGGGATGAGAATTGCGAAGAAGAACTGTCACGCGAACAGCGTGTGCAGTTGTTCAAGCAAAATCCTGATCGCCGCGTTCTCATAGCGAACATGGGCGCATGCAGTGAGTCGATTTCTCTTCACAAGACGAGCCAGCACGCGCTGTATCTTGAACGCAGCTTCAATGCAGCACAGTTCGTTCAGTCGCTGGATCGCATTCATCGCCAGGGAATGCCTGCCGGGACAACTGCGAATTTCATCATTCCGAGCATCCCGTGTGCAATAGAGCGTGTTTTGAACAGGAGATTGATGGAGCGACAGCGTCTTCTTTACGCCTTGCTCGACGACCCGATGCCCGTTGTGGGCTTCGACGATGCTGATCACAGCGGCGTGTTTGACGTCGATGAGTACCATTCGATTGACGAAGTCTTTGCAGAGGTGCTGCACGAGATCCGGCGAGACGCCAAGGGCAGCCGGTGA